Genomic segment of Acidobacteriota bacterium:
CTTTGACGAACTCGACCAGGCCGATCTGCACCGCGTCGTAGCCATGCTTGTCCGCCGACTTCTTCTGCGTGATCACGCAGGGACCGGCCTGCAGCACGGTGACAGGACGAACGTCGCCCCGGTCATCGAACAACTGCGTCATGCCGACCTTTTTTCCGAGTATCCCGTTTACGCTTGCCATGATCTTCTCTTCCTCATCATTCGCCACGGCGAACTGTAGGTTTACTTGTGCTCTTTGTGTTCTTTGCCGAACGCCTTGATCTCGACGTCCACGCCCGCGGGCAGGTCGAGCTTCATCAAGGCGTCGACCGTCTGCTGCGTGGGCTCGAGGATATCGAGCAGGCGTTTGTGCGTGCGGATCTCGAAGGCCTCGCGCGATTTCTTGTCGACGTGAGGGCTGCGCAGCACGCAGTACTTGTTCTTGACTGTAGGTAGCGGGATCGGTCCCGCGATCTGCGCGCC
This window contains:
- the rpsJ gene encoding 30S ribosomal protein S10; amino-acid sequence: MATNERIRIRLKAYDYRVLDQSTGEIVETARRTGAQIAGPIPLPTVKNKYCVLRSPHVDKKSREAFEIRTHKRLLDILEPTQQTVDALMKLDLPAGVDVEIKAFGKEHKEHK